The following is a genomic window from Candidatus Aramenus sp. CH1.
CCCAACTACACTTTCGTGATTACCGCCGACCACGGACACGTGGAGGTCTCCGATAACGTCTTCGTGAAGCAAGACGCGGAGCTCATGAAGATGCTGGACTTGCCCCCATATGGGGACTCTAGGGCACTGTTCCTCAAGAGCAGGTACGACTTGAAGACCTACTTGACTAGGAAGTACAACGTAAGAGTGTTCCAAGGGGAGGAGTTAACTAAGCTCTTGGGCAGGATGGGCAACGTGGAGATGCCCGACTTTGTAGCTGTTCCAGAGGACAACAAGGCCTACATCTACGACTACAAGGAAAAGGGAGAGTACGGAAAATTAAAAGGCCACCACGGTGGACTTTTGCCCGAGGAATTTGAAATCCCCCTGGTGGTAATCAATGGTTGAGTACTACGTTCCTACTTGGGACGAAATAGAGGACGATATCCTGAACATAGCTGAAAAGCTGGCCATGGACCGCTTCTACCCCGACGTTATAGTTGCAATACTAACTGGAGGCGTGATCCCAGCCAAACTCTTCTCGGATGTCTTGGGCGTCAAGAACATAAAGTACATAGACATCAAGTTTTACAGGAGCGTGGGAAAGACAGAGTCGAAGCCCGTAATCAAGGCAGTATACGTCAACGAGCTTGACAACAAGAACGTATTAGTGGTTGACGACGTATCGGACACTGGGGAGACTCTTGAAGCCGTGAGCAATGTTATCACCATGTTTAACCCGGCGAAAGTGAGGACGGCCACGATTTACGTAAAGCCGTGGTCTAGGAAGAGGCCAGACTACTACAGTAAGGAGATAGACAAGTGGATAATATTCCCTTGGGACAAGTGGGAAGTCGTAAGGGAAAACAGGGAGGCCCCAGTAAAAAACAAGGAGAAGTTCTTTAGGATTCACTCGTACTTTAAGGGCTAGAAGATTATGGGCTCCTTGTAGGTGCCCCAGACCTCCCTCAAGGCACCGCTTATTTCTCCCACAGTCGCCCCAGCCTTTATGGCGTTCAGTATATAGGGGAACATATTGACTTGGCTGTTCTCTGCAGCCTTTCTGACCTCGTTTAGGGCGTCCCTCACTTTCATTTCATCCCTCTCTGACCTATACTTCTTCAGCCTCTGTAACACCCTCTCCCTGACCTCTGGGTTTACTCTGAACACCTCTGTAGTGCCTATCCAGTCCTTCTCGTAGGCGAAGTTAACCCCTACTCTCACTAGGTCACCTTCCTCAATCCTCTTCTGTAACCTATAGGCGCTCTCGGCGATCTCAGCTTGAGGGTAGCCCTTCTCTATTGCCTTCATCATGCCCCCCATGTCCTCTATCTTTTGTATTACCTTCCACGCCCTCTCTTCGATCTCGTCGGTTAGCCACTCAATGTAGTAAGAGCCTCCTAACGGGTCTACGGTCTCTGTAGCTCCGCTCTCGTAAGCTACTATCTGCTGGACCCTAATGGCTATCTTTGCTGCCTTCTCGCTGGGCAAGGCCAACGCCTCGTCGTAAGAGTTCACGTGAAGACTTTGGGTACCTCCTAGTACTGCAGCCAGTGCTTGTAG
Proteins encoded in this region:
- a CDS encoding phosphoribosyltransferase; the encoded protein is MVEYYVPTWDEIEDDILNIAEKLAMDRFYPDVIVAILTGGVIPAKLFSDVLGVKNIKYIDIKFYRSVGKTESKPVIKAVYVNELDNKNVLVVDDVSDTGETLEAVSNVITMFNPAKVRTATIYVKPWSRKRPDYYSKEIDKWIIFPWDKWEVVRENREAPVKNKEKFFRIHSYFKG